Proteins from a genomic interval of Gadus morhua chromosome 19, gadMor3.0, whole genome shotgun sequence:
- the LOC115532239 gene encoding C-type lectin domain family 3 member A-like isoform X2 — protein sequence MAEVIYAIPNTMTEAMNTQGEREERIVEIYANIESLRDQHQDYVGTEESSNTLGTVRSQQPDPVSPPQWPIRAVVVLLVLLSVALLAGLLRFVVQHKTVCMDGDMELLQRLKNVTEQRDSLLRKQDCQSGWDDFGYKCYLLSKVRGSWNKSRKNCVSHGADLVVVDSKEEMDFISGYGGYFWLGATDNVSEGMWRWVDGTVLSVDNPSWSRGKPDGGREKNCLRRFGEASNLKWTDESCESKRRGLCEHNLKNEG from the exons ATGGCTGAGGTGATTTACGCCATTCCCAACACGATGACAGAGGCCATgaacacacaaggagagagagaagagaggatagTGGAGATCTACGCTAACATTGAGAGCCTCAGAGATCAACACCAGGACTatgtggggacagaggagtcctccaaTACTCTGGGAACAGTAAGAA GTCAGCAGCCGGACCCTGTGAGCCCTCCTCAGTGGCcgatcagggctgtggtggtgcttctggtcCTGCTGTCTGTTGCCCTGCTGGCTGGACTGCTTCGGTTTGTAGTGCAACACAAGACCGTATGCATGGACGGAGACATGGAACTTCTCCAAAGGCTGAAGAAtgtgacagagcagagagactcACTACTTCGTAAACAGGACTGTCAAAGTGGTTGGGATGACTTTGGTTATAAATGTTACCTGCTTTCCAAAGTGCGTGGATCCTGGAATAAGAGCAGGAAGAACTGTGTTTCCCATGGAGCAGATCTGGTGGTCGTGGACAgtaaagaggagatggacttcATTAGCGGGTACGGCGGGTACTTCTGGCTCGGAGCGACAGATAATGTCAGTGAAGGGAtgtggagatgggttgatgggaccgtcctGTCAGTGGATAACCCCTCCTGGAGCAGAGGAAAACCTGATGGTGGCAGGGAGAAGAACTGCTTAAGGAGGTTTGGCGAGGCGAGTAACTTAAAATGGACAGATGAGAGCTGTGAAAGCAAGAGAAGGGGGCTTTGTGAACATAATCTAAAAAATGAAGgatga
- the LOC115532239 gene encoding C-type lectin domain family 3 member A-like isoform X1: MIRNSETSLDQNMAEVIYNTPNMMTKARNTQGEREERIVEIYATSESLGDQHQDYMGTDESSNTLGTVRGQQPDPVSPPQWPIRAVVVLLVLLSVALLAGLLRFVVQHKTVCMDGDMELLQRLKNVTEQRDSLLRKQDCQSGWDDFGYKCYLLSKVRGSWNKSRKNCVSHGADLVVVDSKEEMDFISGYGGYFWLGATDNVSEGMWRWVDGTVLSVDNPSWSRGKPDGGREKNCLRRFGEASNLKWTDESCESKRRGLCEHNLKNEG, from the coding sequence ATGATAAGGAACTCTGAAACCAGTTTGGACCAGAATATGGCTGAGGTGATTTACAACACGCCCAACATGATGACCAAGGCCAGgaacacacaaggagagagagaggagaggatagtggaGATCTATGCTACCAGTGAGAGCCTCGGAGATCAACACCAGGACTATATGGGGACAGATGAGTCCTCCAATACTCTGGGAACAGTAAGAGGTCAGCAGCCGGACCCTGTGAGCCCTCCTCAGTGGCcgatcagggctgtggtggtgcttctggtcCTGCTGTCTGTTGCCCTGCTGGCTGGACTGCTTCGGTTTGTAGTGCAACACAAGACCGTATGCATGGACGGAGACATGGAACTTCTCCAAAGGCTGAAGAAtgtgacagagcagagagactcACTACTTCGTAAACAGGACTGTCAAAGTGGTTGGGATGACTTTGGTTATAAATGTTACCTGCTTTCCAAAGTGCGTGGATCCTGGAATAAGAGCAGGAAGAACTGTGTTTCCCATGGAGCAGATCTGGTGGTCGTGGACAgtaaagaggagatggacttcATTAGCGGGTACGGCGGGTACTTCTGGCTCGGAGCGACAGATAATGTCAGTGAAGGGAtgtggagatgggttgatgggaccgtcctGTCAGTGGATAACCCCTCCTGGAGCAGAGGAAAACCTGATGGTGGCAGGGAGAAGAACTGCTTAAGGAGGTTTGGCGAGGCGAGTAACTTAAAATGGACAGATGAGAGCTGTGAAAGCAAGAGAAGGGGGCTTTGTGAACATAATCTAAAAAATGAAGgatga